One window of the Dreissena polymorpha isolate Duluth1 chromosome 5, UMN_Dpol_1.0, whole genome shotgun sequence genome contains the following:
- the LOC127882005 gene encoding uncharacterized protein LOC127882005 isoform X8 — protein sequence MASSTGMKCYKSSTLDFCPKGHEMEVCDLNGEQGRYCKQCGDLTFQPNQNRMGDQCRLRRTCNKYQMKYKQIGDKTKNAECECELGYHFENEDQRACVPNKECGKGFGQGVYEDGRLTGTCDNCFEKNMWSDTTSTMDRCKPLRNCEKEGKCTVIKSNGTFDNKCGPPVHDVTDCDSFVHTTGEPSASTSASTVIGLAVGGAVICLLLVFIIIIVVCRRRKEAKRRLIRAAELEDLLPEIIQRSKKDEVFSKKALDLLQKEVEDRINNQIWALAQELFRNHMEPAKAEVVILKYQDQQHKFAINGYMQDWRTWRGNQGDAVQELVTCLQSDKVKRQDIVLEVVNKLREDFPEVVESYDAEPATKSNPGKRFCAVLFPCLCGEKVAYIRDDEFKDTNQGLLANEKKDSLTLPLKEPRDVDGRDDTKGGGEGGGVVTPSSAGAVYRKATTPSAPAMDEGNGVYPEVKLKGQHFYDRSDSAPVQASS from the exons GTCACGAGATGGAAGTGTGTGACCTCAATGGGGAGCAGGGACGTTACTGCAAGCAGTGCGGGGATCTCACTTTCCAGCCAAATCAGAACAGAATGGGGGACCAATGTAGATTAAG ACGGACGTGTAACAAGTACcaaatgaaatacaaacaaatcgGTGATAAGACAAAGAACGCGGAATGCGAATGCGAACTTGGCTACCATTTTGAAAACGAGGATCAGCGCGCATGCGTACCGAACAAGGAGTGTGGAAAGGGGTTCGGCCAAGGAGTTTATG AAGACGGACGTTTAACGG GAACCTGCGACAACTGTTTCGAGAAGAACATGTGGTCGGACACCACCAGCACAATGGACCGATGCAAACCTTTGAGAAA TTGTGAGAAGGAAGGCAAATGTACAGTGATCAAGAGCAACggaacattcgacaacaagtgcGGTCCGCCTGTTCACG ATGTCACCGACTGTGATAGTTTTGTCCACACCACGGGGGAACCATCCGCCTCCACTTCCGCTTCCACCGTCATCGGCCTCGCCGTCGGGGGCGCCGTCATCTGCCTACTCCTtgtgttcatcatcatcattgtcgtcTGCCGGCGGCGGAAGGAAGCTAAGCGGCGGCTGATTCGCGCGGCGGAGCTAGAGGATCTACTTCCGGAGATCATTCAGCGGTCTAAGAAAGATGAGGTGTTTAGTAAAAAAG CTCTAGACCTGCTTCAGAAAGAGGTGGAGGACCGGATCAACAACCAGATATGGGCGCTGGCTCAGGAACTGTTCCGGAACCACATGGAACCCGCCAAGGCCGAGGTCGTCATACTAAAATACCAAG ACCAACAACACAAGTTCGCCATCAACGGCTATATGCAGGACTGGCGCACCTGGCGCGGTAACCAAGGAGACGCTGTTCAAGAGCTGGTAACGTGTCTCCAGAGTGACAAGGTCAAGCGGCAAGACATCGTCCTTGAGGTGGTCAATAAGCTACGGGAAG ATTTCCCAGAGGTCGTCGAGTCATATGACGCAGAGCCAGCCACCAAATCCAATCCGGGAAAACGCTTCTGTGCCGTGCTTTTCCCGTGTCTGTGTGGCGAAAAGGTCGCCTACATTCGAGATGATGAGTTCAAAGACACCAATCAAGGACTCTTAGCTAATGAGAAAAAAGATAGCCTTACACTTCCGCTGAAAGAACCACGTGACGTGGACGGACGTGACGATACAAAGGgtggaggagaaggaggaggagttGTAACGCCGAGTTCGGCGGGAGCCGTTTATCGCAAGGCGACGACCCCAAGCGCGCCAGCAATGGACGAGGGTAATGGTGTTTACCCGGAAGTTAAGTTGAAAGGTCAACACTTTTATGACCGCTCTGACTCGGCACCGGTGCAGGCAAGTAGCTAG